A genomic segment from Vanessa cardui chromosome 30, ilVanCard2.1, whole genome shotgun sequence encodes:
- the LOC124542274 gene encoding mitochondrial ribosome-associated GTPase 2, with amino-acid sequence MRLAILYRGPKLAFSQITRNLSNDNVPKALRSLKAKSTRNNPQYYVDSCRVRTVGGNGGDGCVSFLSAWCKEHAGPDGGDGGHGGHVIFQATHSKKSLNHCNSVIQAKHGDKGSRKDCNGKNAQHIVIQVPLGTIIKDSTGRVVGDLEEEGTMFVAARGGAGGRGNKFFLTDTEQAPMVAEFGAIGETYQYTLEVRSMAHLGLIGFPNAGKSTLLRAITRARPTVAPYPFTTLRPHIGMVPYDDYEQVAIADLPGLIPGSHKNYGLGIQFLQHVERCRGLVFLLDGGAQPARQYATLAREVARYSAALAERPRALVVNKLDVPGARAALERMRGRGLSVVGISAKTGANLEEFLALVRRMYDADADASSD; translated from the exons ATGAGGCTAGCCATATTATATCGTGGCCCTAAATTAGCATTTTCACAAATAACCCGTAACCTATCGAATGATAACGTGCCTAAAGCGTTACGTAGTCTTAAAGCAAAATCAACCCGTAATAACCCACAATATTACGTAGATTCTTGTAGAGTTCGGACTGTTGGTGGGAATGGGGGTGATGGTTGTGTGTCATTCCTCAGTGCCTGGTGCAAGGAACACGCCGGGCCTGACGGGGGGGACGGTGGGCATGGCGGTCACGTCATTTTTCAG GCTACACACTCAAAAAAGAGTTTGAACCATTGTAATTCAGTGATTCAAGCGAAACACGGAGATAAGGGCTCACGAAAGGACTGCAATGGAAAGAACGCTCAGCACATTGTCATACAAGTGCCGCTAG gTACAATAATCAAGGATAGTACGGGCCGTGTGGTTGGAGATTTAGAGGAGGAGGGCACGATGTTTGTGGCGGCGAGGGGGGGAGCCGGAGGGAGGGGGAATAAGTTCTTCCTCACAGATACAGAACAG GCTCCGATGGTGGCAGAGTTCGGTGCGATAGGGGAGACCTATCAGTACACATTGGAAGTACGGTCCATGGCCCACCTCGGTCTCATCGGGTTTCCCAACGCTGGGAAGAGCACCCTACTGCGGGCGATCACTCGCGCAAGGCCTACCGTCGCCCCTTACCCCTTCACCACGCTCCGACCACACATAG GGATGGTGCCGTACGATGATTATGAACAAGTGGCGATAGCTGACTTGCCCGGTTTGATTCCCGGGTCGCACAAGAATTACGGATTGG gCATCCAGTTCCTTCAGCACGTGGAGCGCTGCCGCGGGTTGGTGTTCCTGCTGGACGGCGGCGCGCAGCCGGCGCGGCAGTACGCGACGCTGGCGCGCGAGGTGGCGCGCTACAGCGCCGCGCTGGCGGAGCGGCCGCGCGCGCTCGTCGTCAACAAGCTGGACGTGCCgggcgcgcgcgccgcgctcgAGCGCATGCGCGGCCGCGGCTTGAGCGTCGTCGGCATCTCCGCCAAGACGGGCGCCAACCTCGAGGAGTTCCTGGCGCTCGTGCGACGCATGTACGACGCCGACGCCGACGCGAGTAGtgattag